A genomic region of Chloroflexota bacterium contains the following coding sequences:
- a CDS encoding DUF2283 domain-containing protein has product MAKEIKIWYDREGDYLEVLFERKAGYFRETENDAVMEKVDEEGNVIGFSILKVSAMAEKPLSVSLEGRVA; this is encoded by the coding sequence GTGGCAAAAGAAATAAAGATCTGGTACGATAGGGAAGGGGATTACCTCGAAGTCCTTTTTGAGAGAAAAGCAGGGTACTTCAGGGAGACAGAAAACGACGCAGTGATGGAAAAGGTGGATGAGGAAGGAAACGTCATCGGCTTCTCCATCCTGAAAGTGAGTGCAATGGCAGAAAAACCGCTATCTGTCAGTCTGGAGGGCCGCGTGGCCTAA
- a CDS encoding MoaD/ThiS family protein, whose product MRVRVKLFATLNRYVEGVRSGTPFEVELPDGATVGDLVNHLNLPREEVKVAFVEGRARPMDWPLKPGDEVGVFPPVGGG is encoded by the coding sequence ATGCGAGTGCGGGTGAAACTTTTCGCTACCCTGAACCGATATGTGGAGGGTGTGAGATCAGGGACCCCGTTTGAGGTCGAATTGCCCGATGGCGCTACCGTGGGCGACCTGGTGAATCACCTGAATCTGCCTCGTGAGGAGGTGAAGGTGGCCTTTGTCGAAGGCCGGGCCCGCCCCATGGATTGGCCTCTGAAGCCCGGCGACGAAGTGGGCGTTTTCCCACCGGTGGGAGGGGGATAA
- a CDS encoding MoaD/ThiS family protein, with the protein MADIIVDVWLYGALARHRSEANQGGFANLQVSLPEGSTMSDLLAHLRVHSEERGVTFINGQLSAMPGLQPDLGHVLHNGDRVGLFDPVSMWPFQYRFGAAMTEEMAQAMAATRDHGLHHAYDQR; encoded by the coding sequence ATGGCAGACATCATCGTGGATGTGTGGCTGTACGGCGCTCTGGCGCGGCACCGCAGTGAGGCGAATCAGGGTGGCTTTGCCAACCTGCAGGTGTCACTTCCCGAGGGGAGTACGATGTCCGACCTGCTGGCACATCTGAGGGTGCACTCTGAGGAACGCGGGGTTACCTTCATCAACGGGCAATTGAGCGCCATGCCCGGCCTCCAGCCAGACTTGGGTCACGTTTTGCATAATGGTGACCGGGTGGGCCTCTTCGACCCGGTGAGCATGTGGCCTTTCCAGTACCGTTTCGGCGCGGCGATGACCGAGGAAATGGCACAGGCCATGGCCGCCACAAGAGACCATGGCCTGCATCACGCTTATGACCAACGATAG
- a CDS encoding type II toxin-antitoxin system death-on-curing family toxin, with the protein MGRTGKELIFLTEDEILEINRRMILEFGGVYFEGDRNLANAGSLRYVLEAIQGSIFDRDPYPTVFDKAAALAWEIIKAHVFHDGNKRTGMEACRLFLELNGWKLTIDREIICIAIKIERGELDHPRLASWIAGKSRPIEHK; encoded by the coding sequence ATGGGCCGAACTGGCAAAGAGTTGATCTTCCTGACGGAAGACGAAATCCTCGAGATTAACCGCCGTATGATTCTCGAGTTTGGCGGTGTGTACTTTGAGGGGGACAGAAACCTGGCGAATGCCGGATCGCTGCGCTACGTTCTGGAGGCGATCCAGGGCTCTATTTTCGATCGTGATCCATATCCTACCGTCTTTGACAAAGCAGCCGCGCTTGCCTGGGAAATCATTAAGGCACATGTCTTTCACGATGGCAACAAGAGAACCGGCATGGAAGCATGCCGGCTTTTTCTTGAGTTAAACGGATGGAAGTTGACCATAGACCGGGAAATTATCTGTATCGCCATAAAGATAGAAAGAGGTGAGTTGGATCACCCCAGATTGGCAAGTTGGATAGCAGGCAAAAGTCGGCCTATCGAACATAAGTAA